The Magnolia sinica isolate HGM2019 chromosome 3, MsV1, whole genome shotgun sequence genome includes the window AGGAGTGATGATGAGGAATCAGTTGATAACCTTTTCatgcactgttttttttttttttttttttaaatcccttTCATGCACTGTTCATTTATGGGGAATGTTAGGGCTGACATTTTCCATCGTTTCAATATTTCTTGGACTTTCAAAGATTGTTAGGTAGGCTCTTACAAGTATGGCATGGACTGTGattagaaaaaataagaaaactatttggagaatatctttGCTAACCATTTAATAAGCCATTTGAAAACAAAGAAATATTGGATGCTTTAGAAATGAGAGATACGGCAATCTAACCTTGATCTACAAGAGATTATTAGCTCatgaagtaaaaaataaaaaatatagagagagagtaattgcatCACATCACACCGCATTTTCAGGGACAGGGTGTCGCTTGGAGTTATTGCATCACACCTACCAGCTTCCTACACAGACATGGGGTCACCAGTGAGGTGGATTTTATTAGGACATGTGCTGCCGGTAGAGATGCCACTGTCATATAACAGCATGCTTTGGGTGGCCCCCAACTctttaaggcccactatgatttatatattttatccactccgtccatccattttaacagataattttatggcatgccACAAAAAAgttgaagtatatctaaagctcaagtggaccacaccacagaaacaatgTGAATTTAACAATTAGCTTTGAAAATCTatcgggggccacagaagtttttgatcaagctgatatttgcttttccccttcatccatgtctttgtgatcttatgaacaggttggatgacaaataaacatcactgtgggccctaggaaagtttcaacggtggaaatcattatttccactgtttgctgtggtatggtccattttaactttagatatgcttcaattttgagcttaaccactaaaatgagatggaaaaacagatgggcggcgtggataaaccatatacattcaaggtcccaacatagtttactcaggACGATAAAAGCCTACTgtttaactcagtacgcaatcaaaATTCCACGGAATCATGGCTCTTTGTACTTCCCCCTAAGGCTAGGTTCGTTTTGCAGATGTGTTTAGAAGCACCACTTGAGCATGTGCTTATAATCACGAGCAAGGGAGCATCgtaaccgtccatcatgtgtactCGACTGCAATTCGCAGATCCCTTCCCCAAAAGTCACCCCCGATCCACACACTTCATGTGGGAGAACTCGGTTAGCAACGACAACGACTGAGGTAGTCATAAACATAGTCCGCAAACCAGGCGAGTCGACCCGGGACTCGACCGAGTCAACCCGTTCCAGTCACAAGGTCAGGAAAACCAGGAACGCAGATATGCAACTTTAAAACTATAGTCCTAACTCCTAAATGCGTGATCAATGTAGTGAAGTCTTTTTGCTCATGTAGTGAGTCGACTCACCTGGTGAGCTGCTCTCTCCGAGTGGTGCGGTGCGCCTTTCTCCGAATGGTGGTGGCGTAAGGGATGGCCCCTCTCGTCGTAGAGAATGAGACCACTGAATCTAGGAAGCTCGCACCGCTCCCCCATCAGTATCCGCCTCTGCCAGAGAGGCGATATCGGGCTACCCCTTCCCCACTCCAATTCTCTCACTCCCGCCAGCAACGCCGGCATCCGATCCAAATTCACGCTCTCCGGCTCCACCAACTTACTCCTCTCGCTCCAACAAACCGAACTCGTCAAAGCCTTCTTTATCCCACCCCAGCCCGATTTGTTGCTCGTCTCATCGACGTTCGATTCCTGTATGATGATTTGTTTTGTATGAGCCCTTTTCTTTCTGGTCATTGCTGTGGCGCAAATGCCCACTGCGACGAATATCACACAGATGGACAGTATGAGAGCTGGTTGGGGAGATTGCTTCCATCTTTGTTGAAGTTTTCTTAGAGTTTCCATTGCTGGCTGTGGAATGTAGAAAAGGTTGTAGGAGTTCCGGTGAAGAGTTACACAGTAGGAAAGTGAGGGTATCGGAGCGTTGGGATAGTGGTAGGATAGTTATGGGATATTAATGTGGTTGCTTTCAATTAAGCATCCGTTGTGGTGGAATTTTCCCGTGACGTCACCGCTTGTCAGGATGTCATCGgtcttatgtgggcccacttctTGTTGCCGTTGAAGGACTGGAATCCTCTGCAACACCGTCTAAAACACACgagtctgtgggccccatcatgttgtgtatataaatccactccgtctatcagtctCTATCGTCTAAGTTGGGTCTTAATACCAAAGATCAGATACATGTAcatctcagatgggccatatcatctggaacgatggggatgggatgccaaccataggtttgtgtgtggggccaccatggtgtgggTCTTTCATCAAACACGTTACTCAGGTGTAACTCCAGGATGAAGAAAAGATACAACAATCAGATTgatacaaagctcaggtgggccacaccatttgatgTTACCGGTTTTAGGACCAATCGCACATTTTTCTCATTGATGTGCCATATATAAGTTTTAAATCGGGTTTATATTTAGTATTTACGGTACAAATAATGGTTCTcacgtgatggacggagtggattttacatatacaatatcgtaggccccacatagcttagTTGTTTTATGATAGGCTTCGAACAGTTGTTGTAGACGATTCTAGTCCGTTGTTAAATAGCCGATCACGGGATCTTATGATCCGTTATTTTGTGGTCAGGCATGGTGTGATGGTTCAGACACATGCAACCGGCAATTCTGTATGTAGCATATATTGAATTTAATTCAACCGTGCAGACTGGGGAAGTCACTATAGAGAGCTCGCATAGCCGTTGTTtagaggatttttctttttttcttttttttctattttgggcTGTACAACGGTCGAgcttggtgggccactacgtTGTTCGTGTTACATCCACTCCATGCACCAGGTGGTCCCGTAGATTGTATCCCCTGCCACCAAAGTTCATCCCTATTCACAAAtgtggtgagccacaccacatgggaaATGGAGAGTGAATGCTAACCATAGGCTGCGTAGGCCGTGCTATGGTGCCTATATTCCATCTAATTCGTTCATCATGTGCACCTCACAATCATAATGagaccctccaaaaatcagcctgatccaaaacccaagtagACTACACTGTGATGTAGGGTGTGGATCAGGTATGTTTCTAATACACAAGGAGTCGGTAAAATTCAGTATAATTTGACCCCTTGGAATTTAGATTGTTTACTGACTGATTTTTGACAGTTTCGATATGTTGACCTATCAAAATGGCTAAAAAAACATACCCGGACTAAAATTGAAAATTATGTGAATTTAGACTTGAGTGGACCTGAACTGCCGACTTCTCTAACAATATTTCAGCCAAGCAACAGATCTGTCATACTATCTAAATTAGCAGAAATCAACCAGCAAGCAATTTGAAATTTTAACTTGTCTGAGTAGATTTGTTAACTGGCCaaattatgctgaattttatcGAATTCTCCTTAAACTTCTTCCCATCCATGTATGTTAGGAGCGTGCTTGATCCAATCTTGCATCACACCGCTTGAAATTACAAGTTTTAGGCTTGATTTTACGTCATTCCACTCCACGTGGTATGGCTTACATAAGTTTCAAATCCCACTGATTTTTAGAGAGCATAGTAAACAAGAGAAGGCTCACTTGATGCACTGAGTGGATGTCATGCGCAGAACACtttgggtcccacaaaacttgaGTGTTTTACTGATTGTGTACAACAAATGTTGTAGAGAATTCCAATCCGTCTCTTAGATGTCCCACCCATCGGTTAGGGGGGGCATCGATTTAGTTTATCATTGATTTGCAGTGTGGCACATGATTCGAAATCTCAAACTCTGCTAGAGTATAAAAGTCTTACTTGGGCTAGTCTTCGTTTGAATTTTATTCCTAGAATTATAGGTCCTCAACCCGAGTACACGCAAACCATAACCGGGCTACCGGTTTGTAAAAGTGAGGCCATGGTTCGTGATCCATGCCATTAGTCTGGTGGACCATGACCTGAAAATCTTCATATTCGAATGTCATGATCACCAATCTTGGGCATTCTTTCTATATTAACTATTGTTGCCTCTTGTTCCTAACCATTTATTTGCTTGTATAAGTCCAAACCCCTGTATGTATTGTCTTATGTCGTAAATCTGCCTATAATCAGGTCTGTTGATGGGATCAACATATATGCCACTTAATCCTATCAAGAAAATCCTGATTTTTGGTATTCGCTTGCTAAATAATTTTTATGTCCAAATCAATATGATCAAAGACAGCTTCGATACTATCAATGGATGTCGATGGCACTCGATATAATTGAAGCTATCATCGGCCGAGTTACGCAATTTTATAAAATTgcgggttttattttttattgcagTTTTTAACCTATTAAAGAGTTTGAAATCGAAGTTAAGGAAAGAAAAACGTGTCTAGGGCTGTTGTGGAGTAAATGGAGTTTAAAGCTATGTTTTTTTTATATTGGGGGTGTATTCTCGATCGATAATCTCTTTCATATATTATAAACATTGATTTCATAGTAAATTCACATATGCTTTAATTTATACCGTGGCTTCTTCAAGTGAGTTTTTTCACGTAAAACCATATATTCCATTTGTGATTGGTTTAATTGATCTCTTCTTATTTGATTATAACTCATGTTTGCTTCCGCACGTCCTCCAAACAGTATGCTGGGAGAATAGTAAAAGCATAAACGAGGAGGCTGGAGTTACCGTAGCATTGGTGAATCAGGATCCTCCATATGATGATCAGTCCTTCCATGATGGTCCGTGGCTACAAAACAACACCACTGGTGCAATCCTGCTTCTCGGATATGTAGCTTCCAAGTGCACATTGGAATTAGAAAGTAGGTGAAAGGTCCACAATGAAAGATGAATATCCATCTAGCTTGACCGGGATCATTCTCCTGGTGTGGTTTTGTAAGACAGCCATGCAAGATCGACCCAGAAGATGAGTGGACAAGTACGATTTAATTGATTTAATTGAGGAGAGGAACGGTCACATTTGGGACACGTCAGTCAATCATTTACTCCTGAACTATTTCCATTAATCTACAATGCCAACTAAATAAAAATATTGCAGGTCCAAGAATTAGATTGATAAATCGATCAGGTGGACTATTTTTTTAGGAAACAAATGTACGGCTtaaaaaagtctctctctctctctctctctctctctctctctctttaaaaaaaaaccatgcaCTTGTTTCAAGCATTATGGACCACTCAGTAAGTGGAGTGGCCTAATTTTTACCAAATAGAGAGTTTTGATTTTGCATTTGCTAAACATGCATGTGAGGGGAGACTGCATGCCTTTACAGGTATGGCCTTGCTAGCCTCTTAAAAGAAAGATGTCAAGTTGTATTGATTGGATTTGGAAAGATCTTACAAAAGTGAAGAACCATTATATTGTGGGGCACTTGGAAGTTGCATAGGGGTCATACAAGTCTTAATTTAAATTAAAGTGTATGAATTATTCGTACTAGTTGAGATATCATGAACacaaattaagcttatttgattatctagctATCGGATTAATAGATATTTATTCGatggttaaaaattaaaattatccacaattctatttcaacaaacaaatgcctATCTATTAGATtatgattgttcaaccaatttgattttagAGATGAGGATGGCACTGAGTTTCACAATTTGACTAGTTTAATTTCAGCTAAATATGACATATATATGTAACTACAAGTAGTTGCATGCAATTCATAATATCCGAGGAATTATATATTTTCTTCATTAATGTTTTGTTT containing:
- the LOC131240758 gene encoding uncharacterized protein LOC131240758 gives rise to the protein METLRKLQQRWKQSPQPALILSICVIFVAVGICATAMTRKKRAHTKQIIIQESNVDETSNKSGWGGIKKALTSSVCWSERSKLVEPESVNLDRMPALLAGVRELEWGRGSPISPLWQRRILMGERCELPRFSGLILYDERGHPLRHHHSEKGAPHHSERAAHQEKPAAVVTTLRDLL